A portion of the Apteryx mantelli isolate bAptMan1 unplaced genomic scaffold, bAptMan1.hap1 HAP1_SCAFFOLD_40, whole genome shotgun sequence genome contains these proteins:
- the LOC136996492 gene encoding SUN domain-containing protein 3-like isoform X1, whose protein sequence is MLPVTSGSFVASLPFPWHSSSPPERWSLSLWRTSSRQADEVLGAVLGEIETLQGQLRELQEVLHALRWSTKDIARRALGEALKQTELPGMTGRDAQKLIDEALEKLEHNQVQMPDFARKASGATIVHSKTSASFRNTKGILYWAGLPLLHSMKSPEVLLEPANQPGNCWSFAGSQGHVFIKLPKAIFPRAVTLEHISVRVSPGENISSAPKDFAVYGMKAENEEQGLFLGEFTYMAAEHPFETFQLKNERSDSIQYVKLEVLSNWGHPEYTCVYRLRVHSDAVPTEEDSAWHSAGNNRVH, encoded by the exons atgctgccagtcacctcagggagctttgttgcctctctcccattcccgtggcatagcagcAGCCCGCCAGAAcggtggtctctgtctctgtggcgcacttcttccaggcaagcggatgaggtgttaggagcagtactcggtgaaatcgagaccctccaaggacagctgcgtgagctccaggaagtccttcacgctctgcgatggagcacaaaggacattgcccggcgcgctctcggcgaagccctgaagcagactgagctcccgggcatgacaggacgg gatgctcagaagttaatcgatgaagcactggagaagctggaacataaccaagtccagatgccggattttgcccgcaaagcatcag gggctaccatcgtgcattccaagacttctgcctccttccgcaataccaaaggaatactctactgggctgggctgccgttgctgcactccatgaagtctcctgaggttctccttgag cctgcaaatcagccgggaaactgctggtctttcgccgggagtcagggtcatgtcttcatcaagctgcctaaagcaatctttccacgagctgtgactctggaacatatttcagtgagagtgtcccctggagaaaacatctccagtgctccaaaggactttgctgtctat gggatgaaggcagaaaacgaggagcaggggctgttcctaggagagttcacgtacatggctgcagaacatccctttgagactttccagctgaag aacgagcgctctgactccatacaatacgtgaagctggaggtgctgagcaactggggccacccggaatacacatgcgtgtatcgactgagggtccacagtgatgcggtacccaccgaagaggactctgcgtggcactctgctggaaacaacagagttcactga
- the LOC136996492 gene encoding SUN domain-containing protein 3-like isoform X2 has translation MTGRDAQKLIDEALEKLEHNQVQMPDFARKASGATIVHSKTSASFRNTKGILYWAGLPLLHSMKSPEVLLEPANQPGNCWSFAGSQGHVFIKLPKAIFPRAVTLEHISVRVSPGENISSAPKDFAVYGMKAENEEQGLFLGEFTYMAAEHPFETFQLKNERSDSIQYVKLEVLSNWGHPEYTCVYRLRVHSDAVPTEEDSAWHSAGNNRVH, from the exons atgacaggacgg gatgctcagaagttaatcgatgaagcactggagaagctggaacataaccaagtccagatgccggattttgcccgcaaagcatcag gggctaccatcgtgcattccaagacttctgcctccttccgcaataccaaaggaatactctactgggctgggctgccgttgctgcactccatgaagtctcctgaggttctccttgag cctgcaaatcagccgggaaactgctggtctttcgccgggagtcagggtcatgtcttcatcaagctgcctaaagcaatctttccacgagctgtgactctggaacatatttcagtgagagtgtcccctggagaaaacatctccagtgctccaaaggactttgctgtctat gggatgaaggcagaaaacgaggagcaggggctgttcctaggagagttcacgtacatggctgcagaacatccctttgagactttccagctgaag aacgagcgctctgactccatacaatacgtgaagctggaggtgctgagcaactggggccacccggaatacacatgcgtgtatcgactgagggtccacagtgatgcggtacccaccgaagaggactctgcgtggcactctgctggaaacaacagagttcactga